One Fusobacterium varium genomic region harbors:
- a CDS encoding HDIG domain-containing protein, which yields MKKFSLFGLKFMFEVKRSSKNDVELYSTSYALREKIIYLILIMFIIAFSSKIGLLSKNNNYSVGDVVISDIYAPKTIVFNDKSAKEKIIENMIAQSGKEYIYSADAGRIYLETFDEFFDDIYALKNNKDSNVDFKNLEKDTGRRIPDTMVKGLLSLKVPEIMKLQKETRKFLENLYESGIIQEKATIKYRSPFDKKIEKLSNLQRQVVETFAAPNYIYDEGKTKKAIEEKVSQINDQYIEIKAGTLVAKKGEILNERRIKILESCGVYSYKKSLGIMMANLTYLFIISTLFYQIIFNRYKKDILRKSTYRSTVLIIIAFFLTFRFINNDLIYLMPADTALFLLVLLTNTKYGLMMISFMLFFLLPIIDYDLIFLVMNIASMTFGAYLIKKVNTRAGLIAVGIQMAVLKVATFGLLSFFSEVETFGAALKSGEIIVSGLVSGMIAIALLPYFEKTFNILTLFKLLELGDLSHPLLKKLSMEAPGTFHHSMMVATLSENAAAAVGANAVFARVAAYYHDIGKCKRPQFYVENQQNGENPHNKVSPFMSNLIITSHTKDGAEMAKQYQIPREIRNIMYEHQGTTFLAYFYNKAKALDPTVTKEEFRYSGPKPRSKESAIIMLADSIEAAVRSLDEKTPRAIEEMLRKIINSKIEDNQLSEADLTFKEIEIIIQTFVKSLISIHHVRIKYPGQK from the coding sequence ATGAAAAAATTTAGCTTATTTGGACTTAAATTTATGTTTGAAGTAAAGAGAAGTAGTAAAAATGATGTGGAACTTTACTCTACCTCTTATGCTTTAAGAGAAAAGATAATATATTTAATATTAATAATGTTTATTATAGCATTTAGCTCAAAAATTGGATTACTTTCCAAAAATAATAATTACAGTGTAGGAGATGTGGTTATATCTGATATCTATGCACCTAAAACAATAGTTTTTAATGATAAAAGTGCTAAAGAAAAGATAATAGAAAATATGATTGCTCAATCTGGAAAGGAGTATATCTACTCAGCAGATGCAGGAAGAATATATTTAGAAACTTTTGATGAGTTTTTTGATGATATCTATGCACTAAAAAATAACAAGGATAGCAATGTAGATTTTAAAAATTTAGAAAAGGACACTGGTAGAAGAATACCAGATACAATGGTAAAAGGTTTGCTATCACTAAAAGTTCCAGAGATTATGAAACTTCAAAAAGAGACAAGAAAATTCTTAGAAAATCTATATGAAAGTGGTATCATACAGGAAAAAGCAACTATAAAATATAGATCTCCTTTTGATAAGAAAATAGAAAAGCTCTCAAATCTTCAAAGACAAGTAGTAGAAACTTTTGCTGCTCCTAACTATATTTATGATGAAGGAAAAACAAAAAAAGCTATTGAAGAGAAGGTTTCTCAAATTAATGATCAATATATTGAGATTAAAGCAGGAACTTTAGTTGCTAAAAAAGGTGAGATTTTAAATGAGAGAAGAATAAAGATTCTTGAATCTTGTGGAGTGTACTCATATAAGAAAAGTTTAGGAATAATGATGGCAAATTTAACATATCTATTTATTATTTCTACTCTGTTCTATCAAATTATATTTAATAGATATAAAAAAGATATTTTAAGAAAAAGCACATATAGAAGTACTGTTCTAATAATTATAGCTTTCTTCTTAACATTTAGATTTATAAATAATGACTTGATATATTTAATGCCAGCAGATACAGCACTATTTTTATTGGTACTCTTAACTAATACAAAATATGGTTTAATGATGATCTCATTTATGTTGTTCTTCCTATTGCCTATAATTGATTATGATTTGATATTCTTAGTTATGAATATTGCATCAATGACTTTTGGTGCTTACTTAATTAAAAAGGTAAATACAAGAGCAGGACTAATAGCTGTGGGAATTCAAATGGCTGTATTAAAAGTAGCAACTTTTGGATTATTAAGTTTCTTCTCAGAGGTAGAAACTTTTGGAGCTGCATTAAAATCTGGAGAGATTATTGTATCTGGACTTGTTTCTGGAATGATTGCAATTGCTCTTCTCCCATATTTTGAAAAGACATTTAATATTTTAACTCTTTTCAAACTTTTAGAGCTAGGAGATCTTTCACATCCATTGTTGAAAAAATTATCTATGGAAGCTCCAGGAACTTTCCACCACTCAATGATGGTGGCTACACTTTCTGAAAATGCAGCAGCAGCAGTGGGAGCCAATGCAGTATTTGCAAGGGTTGCAGCATATTATCACGATATAGGAAAATGCAAAAGACCTCAATTCTATGTGGAAAATCAACAGAATGGAGAAAATCCTCATAATAAAGTTTCACCTTTTATGAGTAATCTTATAATCACATCTCACACTAAAGATGGTGCAGAGATGGCAAAACAGTATCAGATACCAAGAGAGATAAGAAATATAATGTATGAACACCAAGGGACAACGTTCCTAGCTTATTTCTATAATAAAGCAAAAGCTTTAGATCCAACTGTTACAAAAGAGGAGTTTAGATATAGTGGACCTAAACCAAGAAGTAAAGAGTCTGCTATTATAATGCTTGCTGACTCTATTGAAGCAGCTGTTAGATCTTTAGATGAGAAAACACCTAGAGCTATTGAGGAAATGTTAAGAAAGATTATCAATAGTAAAATTGAAGATAATCAACTTTCAGAAGCTGATTTGACATTTAAAGAGATAGAGATAATAATACAAACTTTTGTTAAATCATTAATCAGTATACACCATGTAAGAATAAAATACCCAGGACAAAAATAA
- the ybeY gene encoding rRNA maturation RNase YbeY has product MELVMDMSLEIEGYDELVKEEEIRDYVKKALESEFESDRPVYLSLLFTGNDEIQVINRDYRGKDQPTDVISFAYHETEDFDIGPYDTLGDIVISMERVEEQAAEYNHSVKRELYYVLTHGLLHLLGYDHIEEEDRKEMRIREEEILGQFGYTREM; this is encoded by the coding sequence ATGGAATTAGTAATGGATATGTCTTTAGAGATAGAAGGATATGATGAACTTGTAAAAGAGGAAGAGATTAGAGATTATGTAAAGAAAGCTCTTGAAAGTGAATTTGAAAGTGATAGACCTGTATATCTATCACTTCTATTTACAGGAAATGATGAGATCCAAGTTATAAATAGGGATTACAGAGGAAAGGATCAACCTACTGATGTTATCTCATTTGCTTACCATGAAACAGAGGATTTTGATATAGGACCTTATGATACTTTAGGAGATATTGTAATATCTATGGAGAGAGTTGAGGAACAAGCTGCTGAATACAATCACTCTGTAAAAAGAGAGCTATACTATGTATTAACTCATGGACTTCTTCATCTATTGGGATACGATCACATAGAAGAGGAAGATAGAAAAGAGATGAGAATTAGAGAGGAAGAGATACTAGGACAATTTGGCTACACAAGAGAGATGTGA
- a CDS encoding diacylglycerol kinase produces MKKNWKEKGVTESFNVAFEGLFDTIRTERHMKFHCFCTIIVLILSLFLDLAKAEALALIISVTLMWVTEMFNTAIESCVDLVTEEYHPLAKRAKDIAAGAVLVTSMNALLVGYIVFEKKIPLYLKDVLKVFEDSFQHTTVLVFVIVIMLVIIIKSFFDKGTPLRGGMPSGHSALASSIFTIITYLTHNPKIFFLTLILVVLVMHSRIEGKIHTLFETVMGGLLGWGITYLILSIINM; encoded by the coding sequence ATGAAAAAAAATTGGAAAGAAAAGGGAGTTACTGAGAGTTTTAATGTAGCTTTTGAGGGGTTATTTGATACAATTAGAACAGAAAGACATATGAAGTTTCACTGCTTTTGTACAATAATAGTTCTGATTCTTTCACTATTTTTAGATTTAGCAAAGGCAGAAGCTTTAGCACTTATTATAAGTGTGACATTGATGTGGGTTACAGAGATGTTTAATACTGCAATAGAAAGTTGTGTTGACTTAGTCACAGAGGAGTATCATCCATTGGCTAAAAGAGCAAAGGATATAGCAGCAGGGGCTGTTCTTGTTACCTCTATGAATGCTCTTTTAGTAGGGTATATAGTTTTTGAAAAAAAGATACCTTTATATTTAAAAGATGTACTTAAAGTCTTTGAAGACTCTTTTCAACATACAACAGTATTAGTTTTTGTGATAGTTATTATGCTTGTGATAATTATCAAATCATTCTTTGATAAGGGTACTCCATTGAGAGGTGGAATGCCTAGTGGTCACAGTGCTTTAGCTAGTTCAATATTTACAATAATAACTTATTTAACTCATAATCCTAAGATATTTTTCCTAACTTTAATTTTAGTAGTTCTTGTAATGCACTCTAGAATTGAAGGAAAAATTCATACCCTATTTGAAACAGTAATGGGGGGATTATTAGGTTGGGGAATCACTTATCTTATTTTATCAATTATTAATATGTAG
- a CDS encoding AAA family ATPase, giving the protein MKKIPIGVEDFKKIIEEDYYYVDKTNLIEKIVKDGAEVKLFTRPRRFGKTLNMSTLKYFFDIKEKEKNRELFKGLYIENSPVFSEQGKYPVIFISMKGITAITWEKMIEELKVKISRLFSDYKEMLKNLDKFNLEKFENIISQKINEAELKETLLFLSDILTEYYKQPVVVLIDEYDAPLITAYEFGYYNQAVAFFKGMYGNVLKTNVSLKMGILTGIVRVAQAGIFSDLNNLKINTVLNKSYEEHFGLLENEVEKILHDYNIEYKLEDVKTWYNGYRFGDIYVYNPWSILNYIDNKELKAYWVNTSSNVVIKEMLKNSDSRVFKTLEDLFMKKDVPVTISNNIALGKHLSPSEIWELLLFSGYLTIKDKIDEDEYIVRIPNQEISTFFKKTFLTILFGELQTVKDVKYALFNKDMRELKRVIEQLVLHGVSFYDTDERYENNYQMLLSGFFYALEGIYLVYPNRESGDSRPDLILEPLDKKNPAYIFELKKGKTKNIEKEAEKALEQIDENRYDSILTRKGFKEIIKIGMVFDKKKVEFKI; this is encoded by the coding sequence ATGAAAAAAATTCCTATTGGTGTAGAAGATTTTAAAAAAATAATAGAAGAGGATTATTACTATGTAGATAAAACAAATTTAATAGAAAAAATAGTAAAAGATGGAGCAGAAGTAAAACTTTTTACTCGTCCAAGAAGATTTGGAAAAACTCTTAATATGTCTACTTTAAAATATTTTTTTGATATAAAGGAAAAAGAAAAAAACAGAGAACTTTTTAAAGGGTTATATATAGAAAACTCTCCTGTATTTTCAGAACAAGGAAAATATCCTGTGATATTTATTTCTATGAAAGGAATAACTGCAATTACATGGGAAAAAATGATTGAAGAATTGAAAGTAAAAATATCAAGACTCTTTAGTGACTATAAAGAGATGTTAAAAAACTTGGATAAGTTCAATCTTGAAAAATTTGAAAATATAATAAGTCAAAAAATAAATGAAGCAGAGCTTAAAGAAACTTTATTATTTTTAAGTGATATATTAACAGAGTATTATAAACAACCTGTTGTAGTCTTAATTGATGAATATGATGCTCCACTGATTACAGCCTATGAATTTGGATACTACAATCAAGCAGTAGCTTTTTTTAAAGGAATGTATGGTAATGTATTAAAAACAAATGTCAGTTTAAAAATGGGGATTCTTACTGGAATAGTGAGAGTAGCACAAGCAGGTATTTTCTCTGATTTGAATAATTTAAAAATAAATACTGTTCTTAATAAAAGTTATGAAGAACATTTTGGACTTTTAGAAAATGAAGTTGAAAAAATATTACATGATTACAATATTGAATATAAATTGGAAGATGTTAAAACTTGGTATAATGGATATAGATTTGGAGATATTTATGTATATAATCCTTGGAGTATTTTAAACTATATTGATAACAAAGAATTAAAAGCTTATTGGGTAAATACTAGCTCCAATGTAGTGATAAAAGAGATGTTAAAAAACTCAGATTCAAGAGTATTTAAAACTTTAGAAGATCTATTTATGAAAAAAGATGTCCCAGTAACAATAAGTAATAATATAGCACTAGGAAAACATCTATCTCCAAGTGAAATATGGGAACTTCTTTTATTTTCAGGATATTTAACAATAAAAGATAAAATAGATGAAGATGAGTATATTGTAAGAATCCCAAACCAAGAGATTTCAACTTTCTTTAAAAAGACATTTCTTACAATCTTATTCGGAGAACTTCAAACAGTGAAAGATGTTAAATATGCACTATTTAATAAAGATATGAGAGAGTTAAAAAGAGTTATAGAACAATTAGTTCTTCATGGAGTAAGTTTTTATGATACAGATGAGAGATATGAAAATAATTATCAAATGCTTTTGTCAGGATTTTTCTATGCTCTTGAGGGAATATATTTAGTATATCCAAATAGAGAGAGTGGAGATAGTAGACCTGATTTGATACTTGAGCCTTTAGATAAAAAAAATCCAGCATATATATTTGAATTGAAAAAAGGAAAGACAAAAAATATAGAGAAAGAGGCAGAGAAAGCACTAGAGCAAATAGATGAGAATAGATATGATAGTATTTTAACAAGAAAGGGATTTAAAGAGATTATTAAAATAGGAATGGTATTTGATAAAAAGAAAGTTGAATTTAAAATCTAA
- a CDS encoding M42 family metallopeptidase, with product MNLDAHLEYILDTTVDLISIPSPVGFTDVVMDRVAHELDVLGVPYSFTKKGAIIGYIEGEDNDYKKMISAHLDTLGAVVKKIKSNGRLELINVGGCPWAGVEGENLTVHTLDGREYEGTLLPIKSSVHIYGDVAREMPRTAETMEVRLDYDVKTAEDTAKLGIRVGDFVSYETRTRITETGYIKSRYLDDKLCVAQILGYIKVLKDFGLKPKTGLYVYFSNYEEIGHGVSVIPEDLDEFIALDIGLVGEDALGDERKVSIAAKDFKTPYDLHVRRGLMEAAEEAGVQYTVDVYNRYGSDASAAVLQGFDFRCGCIGPSVDASHHYERTHIDGVMETVKLMLAYL from the coding sequence ATCAATTTAGATGCTCATCTTGAGTATATTTTAGACACAACTGTGGATCTTATCTCAATACCAAGTCCAGTTGGTTTTACTGATGTTGTAATGGACAGAGTAGCACATGAACTTGATGTATTAGGTGTTCCATATAGCTTTACAAAAAAAGGAGCAATTATAGGGTACATTGAAGGGGAAGACAATGACTATAAAAAAATGATTTCTGCTCACCTTGATACACTTGGAGCAGTTGTTAAAAAAATCAAATCTAATGGAAGACTTGAGCTTATAAATGTTGGTGGTTGTCCTTGGGCAGGTGTAGAAGGTGAAAATCTTACTGTTCATACTCTTGATGGAAGAGAATATGAAGGAACTTTACTTCCTATAAAATCATCTGTACATATCTATGGAGATGTAGCTAGAGAGATGCCTAGAACAGCTGAAACTATGGAAGTAAGACTTGATTATGATGTAAAAACTGCTGAAGATACAGCAAAACTTGGAATTAGAGTAGGAGATTTTGTTTCATATGAAACTCGTACTAGAATAACTGAAACTGGGTATATTAAATCAAGATATTTAGATGATAAACTTTGTGTAGCACAAATTTTAGGATATATAAAAGTTCTTAAAGACTTTGGATTAAAACCAAAAACTGGTTTATATGTATACTTCTCTAACTATGAAGAAATCGGACATGGAGTATCTGTAATTCCTGAAGATCTAGATGAGTTTATAGCTCTTGATATTGGACTTGTAGGAGAAGATGCTCTTGGAGATGAAAGAAAGGTTAGTATCGCTGCTAAAGACTTTAAAACTCCATATGATTTACATGTAAGAAGAGGACTTATGGAAGCTGCTGAAGAGGCTGGAGTTCAATATACAGTAGATGTATATAATAGATATGGTTCAGATGCTAGTGCTGCTGTATTACAAGGATTTGACTTTAGATGTGGTTGCATAGGACCAAGTGTTGATGCTTCTCACCACTATGAAAGAACTCATATTGATGGAGTTATGGAAACTGTTAAATTGATGTTAGCTTATCTATAA
- a CDS encoding DUF1275 domain-containing protein, which produces MLCFLGGYINAISIVKYSYTVSHFTGHISKAAINMISGNFLEVLKIISIVFAFVIGTTISGYLVEGREFNLKRRYGYASISLGLGLMLMYIFAYDTILFFYYLPFMIGVENGLFVSYKGVVVRTSHITGSLTDAGVYIGHYLKGKKEDKWKIYFCVFTIVSFMLGGFFGIEAYNIFHKEAFLVASFGYLLVGIEYFVIRQRYRKIAEYPDSKLY; this is translated from the coding sequence ATGCTCTGCTTTTTAGGGGGATATATAAATGCCATTTCAATTGTAAAATATTCCTATACTGTTTCACATTTTACAGGACACATTTCAAAAGCTGCAATCAATATGATCAGTGGAAATTTTTTAGAAGTATTAAAAATTATCTCTATAGTTTTTGCCTTTGTAATAGGAACTACTATATCTGGATACTTAGTTGAAGGAAGAGAGTTCAACTTAAAAAGAAGATATGGTTATGCTTCTATAAGCTTAGGGCTAGGGCTTATGTTGATGTATATATTTGCTTATGATACAATTCTTTTCTTCTACTACCTACCATTTATGATTGGAGTAGAAAATGGATTGTTTGTTTCTTATAAAGGGGTTGTAGTTAGAACCTCTCATATTACTGGAAGTTTAACAGATGCTGGAGTATATATAGGGCATTATCTAAAAGGAAAAAAAGAGGACAAATGGAAGATATATTTCTGTGTTTTCACAATTGTTTCATTTATGCTTGGGGGATTTTTTGGAATAGAAGCTTATAATATATTTCATAAAGAGGCATTTTTAGTAGCATCTTTTGGTTATCTTTTAGTAGGAATAGAATATTTTGTTATTAGACAAAGATATAGAAAGATTGCTGAGTATCCTGATTCAAAGTTATATTAA
- a CDS encoding PTS transporter subunit EIIC, with the protein MFSYLQKIGKALMVPVAVLPAAAILMGIGYWIDPTGWGANSQLAAFLIKAGAAIIDNMPILFAIGVAFGLSKDKNGAAALAGLVAFQVVTTLLSTGAVAQLTGVPADQVSPAFGKINNQFVGILCGVIAGELYNKFHTLELPKFLSFFSGKRFVPIITSVVAIVVSFILLYVWPAIYSGLVGFGISIAKMGPIGAGIYGFFNRLLIPVGLHHALNSVFWFNVAGINDIGRFWGPQAAAYEGLPEAVKATYHVGMYQAGFFPIMMFGLLGACLAFIKTAKPANREKIKSIMLAAGFASFFTGVTEPIEFAFMFVAPGLYLIHAILTGIAVFIAATFKWMAGFGFSAGFVDFFLSLRNPNANSPYMLIVLGLIFFVLYYLIFSVAIAKFNIKTPGREDEDVEDVVEVSGASDNAQLAAILLPLLGGKENIVIVDNCTTRLRLEVKDSSIVKDAEIKKYVPGVLKPSQTAVQVIVGPQVEFVADELKKLV; encoded by the coding sequence ATGTTTAGTTATCTTCAAAAAATAGGAAAAGCTTTGATGGTACCAGTAGCAGTACTACCAGCAGCAGCAATTTTAATGGGAATTGGATATTGGATTGACCCAACTGGGTGGGGAGCTAATAGCCAACTTGCAGCATTCTTAATAAAAGCAGGAGCTGCAATTATAGATAATATGCCTATATTGTTTGCAATCGGTGTTGCTTTTGGACTTTCTAAAGACAAAAATGGAGCTGCAGCTCTAGCAGGGTTAGTGGCATTCCAAGTTGTTACAACTTTACTTTCTACAGGAGCAGTAGCTCAATTAACTGGTGTTCCAGCTGATCAAGTATCTCCAGCATTTGGAAAAATCAACAACCAATTTGTTGGAATCTTATGTGGGGTTATAGCTGGGGAATTATATAATAAATTCCATACACTTGAACTACCTAAGTTCCTTTCATTCTTTAGTGGAAAAAGATTTGTTCCAATTATTACTTCAGTAGTAGCAATTGTAGTATCATTTATCTTACTATATGTTTGGCCAGCAATTTACAGTGGTCTTGTAGGATTTGGAATCAGCATTGCTAAAATGGGACCAATCGGAGCAGGAATTTATGGATTCTTTAATAGATTATTAATTCCAGTAGGATTACACCATGCACTAAACTCAGTATTCTGGTTTAACGTTGCTGGAATCAATGATATAGGAAGATTCTGGGGACCTCAAGCAGCAGCTTATGAAGGATTACCAGAAGCTGTAAAAGCAACTTATCATGTAGGAATGTATCAAGCTGGATTCTTCCCTATTATGATGTTTGGATTATTAGGAGCTTGTTTAGCATTTATTAAAACTGCAAAACCAGCTAATAGAGAAAAAATCAAATCTATCATGTTAGCAGCAGGATTTGCAAGCTTCTTTACAGGAGTTACAGAACCAATCGAATTTGCATTCATGTTTGTTGCACCTGGACTATATTTAATCCATGCAATTTTAACAGGAATTGCAGTATTTATAGCAGCTACATTTAAATGGATGGCAGGATTTGGATTCTCAGCAGGATTTGTTGATTTCTTCCTATCTCTACGTAATCCAAATGCAAATAGCCCATATATGTTAATCGTTTTAGGATTAATATTCTTCGTACTTTACTACTTAATCTTCAGTGTTGCTATTGCTAAATTCAATATCAAAACTCCAGGAAGAGAAGATGAAGATGTTGAAGATGTAGTTGAAGTAAGTGGAGCATCAGACAATGCTCAATTAGCAGCTATTTTACTTCCATTATTAGGTGGAAAAGAAAATATCGTAATAGTTGACAACTGTACTACAAGATTAAGACTTGAAGTTAAAGATAGTTCAATAGTTAAAGATGCAGAAATTAAAAAATATGTACCTGGTGTATTAAAACCAAGTCAAACTGCAGTTCAAGTAATTGTTGGACCACAAGTTGAATTTGTTGCTGATGAATTAAAAAAATTAGTTTAA
- the mnmA gene encoding tRNA 2-thiouridine(34) synthase MnmA, which translates to MNNINNEFSKYLEYDENNKNTTIAVAMSGGVDSSTVAYLLKKQGYNVIGITMRTCKPEDEDAKKVCDDLGIPFYLLDVTKDFKEKVIDYFVDEYLHGKTPNPCMICNRYIKLGKLIDFARSKGADFMATGHYTQLKDGVLSMGDDMGKDQVYFLSQMNKENLKYLKFPIGDLEKSKVRELAELLGVRVYAKKDSQEICFVEDGKLKEFLMEATKGKAGKQGNIVDTDGKVLGKHKGLSFYTIGQRKGLGIAVEKPLYVVELDSKRNCVVVGSNEMLFKDSLKAEKINLISMDKIEDLDNLECWAKTRSRDQLHKCRLSLLADGNIEVHFIEEKVRAVTPGQGVVFYDKDRKVIASGFIL; encoded by the coding sequence ATGAATAACATTAACAACGAGTTTTCAAAATACCTTGAATATGATGAAAACAACAAAAATACTACAATAGCTGTGGCTATGAGTGGTGGTGTAGATAGCTCAACAGTGGCATATCTACTAAAAAAACAGGGGTACAATGTAATCGGTATCACTATGAGAACATGCAAACCTGAAGATGAAGATGCTAAAAAAGTTTGTGATGATTTAGGGATTCCTTTCTATCTTCTTGATGTAACAAAGGATTTTAAAGAAAAGGTAATTGATTATTTTGTAGATGAATATCTGCATGGAAAAACTCCAAATCCATGTATGATATGTAATAGATATATTAAGCTTGGTAAACTTATTGATTTTGCTCGTTCTAAAGGGGCAGATTTCATGGCTACTGGGCATTATACTCAATTGAAAGATGGTGTTCTTTCTATGGGTGACGATATGGGAAAAGATCAAGTTTATTTCCTTTCTCAAATGAATAAAGAGAATCTAAAATATCTAAAATTCCCAATAGGAGATTTAGAAAAATCAAAAGTTAGAGAGTTAGCTGAGCTTTTAGGAGTAAGGGTTTATGCTAAAAAAGATTCTCAAGAGATCTGTTTTGTTGAAGATGGAAAATTAAAAGAGTTTTTAATGGAAGCTACTAAGGGAAAAGCAGGTAAACAAGGAAATATAGTTGATACAGATGGAAAAGTTTTAGGAAAACATAAAGGGTTATCTTTCTATACAATTGGACAGAGAAAAGGGCTAGGAATAGCAGTTGAAAAACCTCTTTATGTTGTAGAACTAGATTCAAAAAGAAACTGTGTTGTAGTTGGAAGCAATGAGATGCTTTTCAAAGATAGTTTAAAAGCTGAAAAAATCAATCTTATCTCTATGGATAAAATAGAGGATTTAGACAACTTAGAGTGTTGGGCAAAAACACGTTCAAGAGATCAACTTCACAAATGTAGACTATCTCTTTTAGCTGATGGAAACATAGAGGTTCACTTTATAGAAGAAAAAGTTAGAGCTGTTACACCTGGACAAGGGGTTGTTTTCTATGATAAAGATAGAAAAGTAATAGCTAGTGGATTTATTTTATAA
- a CDS encoding LysE family transporter has protein sequence MDLTFFKGIITGLILSLPFGPVGIYCMEKTLVEGQKEGYISSLGMVTIDVVYGLTALLFLNQVEDIVKQYECYLETGIAVFLLVVGLKKMSNKMKLKKVEADPVGLIQNYFTTFFIALANISSIFTIMVIFTTLRLFDSDSEYIPFMVSSGIFIGGALEWFTTTYLLSHWRRTITEENLIKISRISGLIIFVFGIITLFHSLNQIIFR, from the coding sequence TCCAGTTGGAATATATTGCATGGAAAAAACATTGGTAGAGGGTCAAAAAGAGGGGTATATATCCTCTCTAGGAATGGTAACCATAGATGTTGTTTATGGCTTAACAGCTCTTTTGTTTCTTAACCAAGTAGAAGATATTGTAAAACAATATGAGTGTTACCTTGAAACAGGTATAGCTGTATTCCTTTTAGTTGTAGGATTGAAAAAAATGTCAAATAAGATGAAACTAAAAAAAGTTGAAGCTGATCCTGTTGGGCTAATTCAAAACTATTTTACAACTTTCTTTATAGCTCTTGCTAATATTTCAAGCATTTTTACCATTATGGTTATTTTTACAACTTTAAGACTTTTTGATTCTGATAGTGAGTATATACCTTTTATGGTAAGTAGTGGTATTTTCATAGGTGGAGCTTTAGAGTGGTTTACAACTACATATCTTCTTTCTCACTGGAGAAGAACTATTACTGAGGAAAATTTAATAAAAATTTCAAGAATATCAGGATTAATAATTTTTGTTTTTGGAATAATAACACTTTTTCATTCATTAAATCAAATCATTTTTAGATAA